A single region of the Lentisphaerota bacterium genome encodes:
- a CDS encoding type IV pilus twitching motility protein PilT has translation MNTFTLDVDALMQLTIDENGSDLHLRVGAPPVLRIHGALMPLDLPVLTPDDTKNFMAHIATEAQQRSVYEDCGVDFGLSFGDQGRFRVSIFLTKGTIGVVMRLLPTTLLTLEQIGFPEQVRELLYKPRGLILVTGPTGSGKTTTLASMLNIINDTRDCHIITVEDPIEYFHRHKKSLVTQREIGVDVPNFAEALRRALRQDPDVILVGEMRDLETMRAAITAAETGHLVFATLHTTGASATVDRIVDAFPTNEQEEVRTQLAVSIVAVISQLLLPRADKPGRVAAFEVMISTPSIRSRIRDNKTFQIASDIQTGTKYGMNTLDAHLLELYLAGKIHYDDLVTKSQDPDTLVAKLKKDLETRER, from the coding sequence ATGAATACCTTCACCTTGGACGTCGACGCGCTGATGCAGTTGACGATTGACGAAAACGGTTCGGATCTTCACCTGCGTGTCGGCGCGCCGCCCGTTCTGCGCATACACGGGGCGCTGATGCCGCTCGATCTTCCGGTGCTAACGCCGGACGATACGAAGAACTTCATGGCGCACATTGCCACGGAGGCCCAGCAGCGCAGCGTTTACGAGGATTGCGGCGTCGACTTCGGTCTGAGTTTTGGCGACCAGGGGCGGTTTCGCGTAAGCATCTTTCTGACCAAGGGGACGATCGGCGTCGTGATGCGATTGTTGCCGACGACGCTGCTGACCCTCGAACAGATCGGCTTTCCCGAGCAAGTGCGCGAGTTGCTGTACAAGCCCCGCGGCCTGATTCTGGTCACGGGCCCCACCGGATCGGGCAAGACCACGACGCTCGCAAGCATGCTGAACATCATCAACGATACGCGCGACTGCCACATCATCACCGTGGAAGACCCGATCGAGTATTTTCATCGGCACAAAAAATCGCTGGTGACACAACGCGAAATCGGGGTGGACGTCCCCAATTTCGCCGAGGCGCTGCGCCGGGCGCTGCGCCAGGACCCGGATGTCATCCTGGTCGGTGAAATGCGTGACCTCGAAACGATGCGGGCTGCGATCACGGCGGCAGAGACGGGGCATCTGGTCTTTGCCACGCTGCACACGACGGGCGCTTCGGCCACTGTTGATCGTATTGTCGACGCATTCCCGACCAACGAGCAGGAAGAGGTGCGGACACAGCTGGCCGTCTCCATCGTCGCCGTCATCTCCCAACTGCTGCTCCCGCGCGCGGACAAGCCGGGCCGCGTCGCCGCTTTTGAGGTGATGATCTCGACGCCGTCCATCCGTTCACGGATTCGCGACAACAAAACGTTCCAGATCGCCTCCGACATTCAAACCGGAACGAAGTACGGCATGAACACGCTCGATGCCCATCTGCTCGAACTCTATCTCGCCGGCAAAATCCACTATGACGACTTGGTGACCAAATCGCAGGACCCCGACACGCTGGTCGCAAAGTTGAAGAAGGACTTGGAAACACGGGAGCGATGA
- the gatB gene encoding Asp-tRNA(Asn)/Glu-tRNA(Gln) amidotransferase subunit GatB: MKQTYRVSIGLEVHIQLKTQTKLFCGCATSFGAPPNSCVCPVCLGYPGAMPVMNREAVRLTLVSGLMLGCSINTTSTFDRKSYFYPDMPKNYQITQYDKPLCLDGTIDIPLTDGGRKPIRLIRIHLEEDVAKSMHEAGWSGVDFNRAGTPLMEIVTHPDLSSADEAAAFLTALRQILLYVGVSACNLEEGNMRCDVNVSLRPPGQDTLGTKVELKNMNTISGTHDALQYEIERQSAVLDAGGRIVQETRRWDVDNGVTIHMRSKEDAHDYRYFAEPDLLPIVTPPDQIDAWRRSLPELPAVRRERLARQYDIPDYDAAVLAADRALADFFEAVAQRCGTGKTASNWIMTDVLRLVTAHETPVTACALTPDALGELIGLVEAQTINALTAKELLEEVFLSGGSPAEQVRSRGLAQVSDSGALDGWIDAVMQAHPKSVADWKAGKQAAAGFLIGQVMKASQGKADPKRVGRLLGERLAQQNG; this comes from the coding sequence ATGAAACAGACCTACCGTGTTTCCATCGGGCTGGAGGTGCATATCCAGCTCAAGACGCAGACCAAGCTGTTCTGCGGCTGTGCGACCTCTTTTGGCGCGCCCCCCAACTCCTGCGTCTGCCCGGTGTGTCTCGGGTATCCGGGAGCGATGCCGGTCATGAACCGGGAGGCTGTCCGACTGACGCTGGTCAGCGGTCTGATGCTGGGGTGTTCGATCAACACGACCAGCACGTTTGACCGCAAGAGTTATTTCTACCCGGACATGCCCAAGAACTACCAGATCACCCAATATGACAAGCCCTTGTGTCTGGACGGAACAATTGACATCCCTTTGACGGACGGCGGTCGGAAGCCGATCCGGTTGATCCGTATCCATTTGGAGGAAGATGTCGCGAAAAGCATGCACGAGGCCGGCTGGAGCGGCGTCGATTTCAATCGCGCCGGCACACCGCTCATGGAGATCGTAACCCATCCCGACCTTTCGTCGGCGGATGAAGCGGCCGCATTCCTCACCGCCCTGCGGCAAATTCTGCTGTACGTCGGGGTCAGCGCGTGCAACCTGGAGGAAGGTAACATGCGGTGCGACGTGAATGTGAGCCTGCGTCCGCCGGGGCAGGACACGTTGGGGACCAAGGTTGAGCTCAAGAACATGAACACCATTTCCGGCACGCATGACGCCCTGCAATATGAGATTGAGCGGCAGTCGGCTGTTTTGGACGCAGGCGGGCGGATTGTCCAGGAGACGCGGCGATGGGACGTGGACAATGGCGTGACCATCCACATGCGTTCGAAGGAGGATGCCCATGACTACCGCTATTTTGCGGAGCCCGACCTGCTGCCCATCGTGACGCCTCCCGACCAGATCGATGCCTGGCGCCGGTCGCTGCCGGAACTGCCCGCAGTGCGCCGCGAGCGACTGGCCCGGCAATATGACATTCCCGACTACGACGCCGCGGTTCTTGCGGCCGACCGGGCGTTGGCCGACTTCTTCGAGGCCGTCGCACAGCGTTGCGGAACTGGCAAGACCGCATCCAACTGGATTATGACCGATGTGTTGCGGCTCGTGACCGCGCACGAAACACCCGTCACGGCATGCGCATTGACTCCGGACGCACTGGGTGAATTAATCGGGCTCGTGGAGGCGCAAACAATCAACGCGCTCACGGCAAAGGAGTTGCTGGAAGAGGTTTTTCTGTCCGGCGGCAGTCCGGCTGAACAGGTTCGCTCGCGCGGTCTGGCCCAAGTCTCCGATTCGGGCGCGTTGGACGGGTGGATTGACGCGGTGATGCAGGCCCACCCAAAGTCTGTGGCGGACTGGAAGGCGGGCAAGCAGGCCGCCGCCGGGTTTCTCATCGGACAGGTGATGAAAGCGAGCCAGGGCAAAGCTGACCCCAAAAGGGTCGGGCGGTTGCTCGGGGAGCGTCTGGCACAACAGAACGGGTGA
- a CDS encoding type II/IV secretion system protein → MTSNDDYVLQLLQEQRLVTQEQVDAAAVSLRQEGETTVDVLLNMGLITEEATLNLIASQFGMERVHLDPATLNVTIRDIMPIETARKYSVVPLHKTGETLTLAVSDPMNYDTIDTLGYLLKCPIESVVASRADIRAALDVLYPQENDMQSLLVKMSSEDMDIAHILEGSDGSVSDADAPVIKLVNMIIVDACNRLASDIHLEPMEKHFRVRFRVDGALLEIKSPPKKLQGAIIQRIKIMAGMKISEKRIPQDGRIDLPFRGRSLDLRVSCIPTNHGESIVMRILDKQSLVLGLPELGFLLDDQLQFESLIKRPHGVLLVTGPTGSGKTTTLYACLGQINQPNRKIITVENPIEYLMTGVNQVQVLEDIGLTFSAALRSILRQAPNVVMIGEIRDKETADIAMEAALTGHLVFSTLHTNDAPSAVTRLLDLGVKPYMVASALQAAMAQRLIRCVCKLCGESHTMTDKERKMLGPLAKGLANAELRHGHGCPACSLSGYKGRKGIFEIFVVDDVIQRMIFDHQSTLTLRQRAREMGMRTLREDGLLKVATGMTTIEEVLKATLGDAD, encoded by the coding sequence GTGACATCGAACGATGATTATGTGCTGCAACTACTGCAGGAACAGCGTCTCGTGACCCAGGAACAGGTGGATGCTGCGGCGGTTTCCCTGCGTCAAGAGGGCGAAACGACCGTTGACGTCCTCCTGAACATGGGACTGATTACCGAAGAGGCCACCCTCAATCTGATCGCCTCGCAATTCGGCATGGAGCGGGTCCATCTGGATCCCGCGACGCTCAACGTGACGATCCGAGACATCATGCCGATCGAAACAGCCCGAAAATACAGCGTCGTGCCGCTGCACAAGACGGGCGAGACACTGACGCTGGCCGTCAGCGATCCGATGAATTACGACACGATCGACACGCTCGGGTATCTTCTCAAATGCCCGATCGAGAGTGTCGTGGCCTCGCGCGCAGACATTCGCGCCGCCTTGGACGTCCTGTATCCCCAAGAGAACGACATGCAGTCCCTGCTCGTTAAGATGTCGTCTGAAGATATGGATATTGCGCATATCCTCGAAGGCTCGGATGGCAGCGTCAGTGACGCCGACGCGCCCGTTATCAAGCTCGTCAACATGATCATCGTGGACGCCTGCAACCGGCTGGCGTCGGATATCCACCTCGAACCGATGGAGAAGCATTTCCGCGTCCGGTTTCGCGTCGATGGCGCGTTGCTCGAGATCAAGAGCCCGCCCAAAAAGCTGCAAGGGGCGATTATTCAGCGCATCAAGATCATGGCCGGGATGAAAATCTCAGAGAAGCGCATTCCGCAAGACGGGCGCATCGACCTTCCCTTCCGCGGCCGCAGTCTCGATCTGCGCGTCTCCTGCATACCGACCAATCATGGCGAAAGCATCGTGATGCGTATTCTGGACAAGCAGAGCCTGGTGCTGGGTTTGCCGGAACTGGGATTTTTGCTCGACGATCAACTGCAGTTTGAGAGCTTGATCAAGCGCCCCCATGGGGTGCTTCTTGTGACGGGCCCCACCGGTTCGGGAAAGACAACCACGCTCTATGCCTGCCTCGGGCAAATCAACCAGCCCAATCGCAAGATCATCACCGTCGAGAATCCGATCGAATACTTGATGACGGGGGTCAATCAGGTTCAGGTTCTGGAGGACATCGGGTTAACGTTTTCAGCCGCCTTGCGATCCATTCTGCGCCAAGCGCCAAACGTCGTGATGATCGGCGAAATTCGCGATAAGGAGACGGCGGACATCGCCATGGAGGCGGCATTGACGGGCCATCTGGTGTTCAGCACCCTGCACACCAACGACGCCCCCAGCGCCGTGACGCGCCTGCTCGATCTGGGCGTCAAACCTTACATGGTGGCATCGGCGCTCCAAGCGGCCATGGCGCAACGGTTGATCCGGTGTGTGTGCAAACTGTGCGGCGAATCCCATACCATGACCGACAAAGAACGCAAGATGCTGGGCCCGCTGGCCAAGGGGCTGGCCAATGCCGAGCTGCGGCACGGTCATGGGTGCCCGGCCTGTTCCCTGAGCGGCTACAAAGGACGCAAGGGCATCTTCGAGATCTTTGTGGTAGATGATGTGATTCAGCGGATGATTTTCGACCATCAGTCCACGCTCACCCTCCGGCAACGCGCCCGCGAAATGGGCATGCGGACGTTGCGGGAAGACGGACTGTTGAAAGTGGCAACGGGAATGACCACCATCGAAGAGGTCCTCAAGGCCACACTAGGGGATGCGGATTAA
- a CDS encoding pilus assembly protein PilB: MSGHLDFDPVLDLAITNGLVDEQQAQELLDEKKRSGKPMRRLLLDSEFVTENDLLGMMAAYQGCEVVDLTQLSIPQAVIKCIPASVARMYNVIPIRTGTGAVTLATSTIIDPHAMDEIMFVLTKDVSFVMAREGDIHDRVTEYYGDDSATVADLLTSLEGEISKDPALAASEEVDDKGIAEAAGSAPIIQFVHLVLYNAVMARASDIHFEPFEKEFRIRYRVDGALYEMAPPPRRLATAIISRVKVMSGLNIAERRMPQDGRIAITVAGRHIDLRVSCLPTRFGESVVLRVLDQSVVSLNLDTLGMPEDVLNDIFNDVEKPNGIIIVTGPTGCGKTTTLYSCLRRINTIDLKLLTAEEPVEYDIDGIVQVPINPLTGNTFPLALRAFLRQDPDVMMIGEIRDLETAKIAIEAALTGHLVFSTLHTNDAAGAITRLIDMEVEPYLIASTLEAVLGQRLLRTICLNCKTAYEPDDDTLRTLNLTRSDIGSRPFYYGRGCQKCNSTGYKGRKGIYEYLRISNDIRELINEKKPTLFLREKARAMGMRTLREDGIRNVLDGYTTVDEIRLYT; this comes from the coding sequence ATGAGCGGACATCTCGATTTTGATCCCGTTCTCGACCTGGCCATTACCAATGGCCTCGTTGATGAACAGCAGGCGCAGGAATTGCTCGACGAGAAAAAACGCTCAGGCAAACCCATGCGGCGGCTCTTGCTGGACAGCGAGTTTGTCACCGAAAACGACCTGCTGGGCATGATGGCCGCCTATCAGGGGTGCGAGGTCGTCGATCTCACGCAATTGTCCATTCCCCAGGCGGTCATCAAGTGCATTCCTGCCAGCGTGGCGCGGATGTACAACGTGATACCCATACGGACGGGAACCGGGGCCGTGACGTTGGCCACGTCCACGATCATCGATCCCCATGCGATGGATGAGATCATGTTTGTCCTGACCAAGGACGTCTCCTTCGTGATGGCCCGCGAGGGCGATATTCATGATCGCGTCACCGAGTATTACGGGGATGACAGCGCAACCGTCGCCGATCTCCTGACCAGTCTGGAGGGCGAAATCTCCAAGGATCCCGCCCTGGCTGCGAGCGAAGAGGTGGATGACAAGGGGATTGCCGAGGCCGCCGGTTCCGCGCCGATCATTCAGTTCGTTCATCTGGTCCTGTATAATGCGGTCATGGCACGGGCATCGGACATCCACTTTGAGCCTTTCGAAAAGGAGTTCCGCATCCGTTACCGCGTGGACGGCGCCCTCTATGAGATGGCGCCGCCGCCCCGGCGCCTGGCGACAGCGATCATTTCGCGCGTCAAGGTCATGTCCGGCCTGAACATCGCCGAACGCCGAATGCCGCAGGACGGACGCATCGCCATCACGGTCGCTGGTCGGCATATTGACTTGCGCGTCTCCTGCCTGCCGACCCGTTTTGGCGAAAGCGTCGTGTTGCGTGTGCTGGACCAAAGCGTGGTCTCACTCAATCTCGACACCCTGGGCATGCCGGAAGATGTCTTGAACGATATCTTCAACGACGTTGAGAAACCCAATGGAATCATCATCGTGACCGGGCCGACCGGTTGCGGAAAGACCACCACGCTGTATTCCTGTCTGAGACGGATCAACACGATTGATCTGAAGCTGCTGACCGCCGAGGAGCCCGTCGAATACGATATTGACGGCATCGTTCAGGTGCCCATCAACCCGCTGACGGGCAACACGTTTCCACTGGCTTTGCGGGCGTTTCTGCGCCAGGATCCCGATGTGATGATGATCGGTGAAATCCGTGATTTGGAGACCGCCAAGATCGCCATTGAGGCCGCGTTGACGGGGCACTTGGTCTTCAGCACGCTGCACACCAACGATGCCGCCGGTGCCATCACGCGCCTGATCGACATGGAGGTCGAGCCCTATCTCATCGCCTCGACGTTGGAGGCTGTCCTGGGCCAGCGGCTGCTTCGCACCATCTGCCTGAATTGCAAAACGGCCTATGAGCCGGACGACGACACGCTGCGCACCCTGAATTTGACGCGATCAGACATCGGATCGCGCCCGTTTTATTACGGGCGGGGCTGTCAGAAGTGCAACAGCACCGGCTACAAGGGGCGCAAGGGCATCTACGAATATCTGCGGATTTCGAACGATATCCGCGAGCTGATCAATGAGAAGAAACCCACCCTCTTCCTCCGTGAAAAGGCTCGGGCGATGGGCATGCGCACGCTGCGCGAAGATGGCATACGCAACGTGCTGGATGGCTATACGACGGTGGATGAAATTCGCCTCTACACCTAA
- the gatA gene encoding Asp-tRNA(Asn)/Glu-tRNA(Gln) amidotransferase subunit GatA, with translation MDIGSLTVRAAIDGLRKRQFSSVELTRAVLDAIMARDGVIGAYLWVDEADALKQAAAADAARAGGSDGLLLGVPLAIKDILNVEGQPCTCASKILAGYRAPYDATVIARLREAGAVFAGRTNLDEFAMGSTTENSAIQLTRNPAAPDRVPGGSSGGSAAAVAGGMALAALGTDTGGSIRQPASNCGCVGLKPSYGRVSRYGLVAFASSLDQIGPMTRTVEDASLLLGVMGGRDPRDATTLDRAVPDYAAALGGDLTGLRLGLPKEYFVTGLDPEVARLVQDAVEACRRCGAEIVEVSLPHTEYAVATYYILASAEASTNLARFDGVRYGRRSAVPADTPLDMYLNTRAEGFGREVKRRIILGTYVLSSGYYDAYYTHAQRVRTLIRRDFDEAFKRCDALLTPVSPDPAYLIGATAEDPLKAYLIDIFTVTANLAGICGIAVPCGTTRAGLPVGLQVLAPAFEEGTLLRIGHAYEQAREARP, from the coding sequence CATCATGGCCCGGGACGGGGTGATCGGCGCCTATCTCTGGGTGGACGAGGCTGATGCGTTGAAGCAGGCCGCAGCCGCAGATGCCGCGCGGGCAGGCGGATCGGACGGATTGCTGCTGGGCGTCCCCCTGGCCATCAAAGACATTCTCAACGTGGAGGGCCAGCCCTGCACCTGCGCCTCCAAGATCCTGGCGGGCTACCGGGCGCCGTATGACGCCACGGTGATCGCCCGGCTGCGGGAGGCGGGGGCCGTGTTCGCCGGGCGCACCAATCTCGACGAATTTGCCATGGGGTCGACCACCGAGAATTCGGCGATCCAGTTGACGCGCAATCCGGCGGCCCCGGATCGTGTTCCGGGTGGATCGAGCGGCGGATCGGCTGCGGCCGTGGCCGGAGGCATGGCCCTTGCGGCGCTGGGGACCGACACCGGCGGTTCGATCCGGCAGCCCGCCTCCAACTGCGGCTGCGTGGGGCTGAAGCCCTCGTATGGCCGGGTCTCGCGCTACGGTCTGGTGGCGTTTGCCTCGTCGCTCGACCAGATCGGCCCCATGACCCGGACGGTGGAGGACGCCTCGCTGCTATTGGGTGTGATGGGCGGCCGCGACCCGCGCGACGCCACCACGCTGGATCGTGCGGTTCCGGACTACGCCGCCGCGCTTGGCGGCGATTTAACGGGACTGCGTCTCGGGCTGCCCAAGGAATATTTCGTGACCGGCCTCGATCCCGAAGTGGCCCGCCTGGTTCAGGATGCGGTGGAGGCGTGCCGACGGTGCGGCGCGGAGATCGTCGAGGTGAGCCTGCCGCACACCGAATACGCCGTGGCGACCTATTACATTCTGGCCTCGGCCGAGGCCTCGACCAATCTGGCTCGGTTCGATGGGGTGCGCTACGGCCGCCGGAGCGCGGTTCCCGCCGACACGCCCCTCGATATGTACCTCAACACCCGCGCCGAGGGGTTCGGTCGGGAGGTCAAACGGCGCATCATCCTCGGGACGTACGTGCTTAGCAGCGGCTATTATGACGCCTACTACACCCACGCCCAGCGTGTACGCACGCTCATCCGGCGTGATTTCGATGAGGCCTTCAAGCGGTGCGATGCGCTGCTGACGCCGGTCTCGCCAGATCCCGCCTATCTCATCGGCGCGACGGCGGAGGATCCCCTCAAGGCCTACCTGATCGACATCTTCACGGTCACGGCCAATCTGGCCGGCATTTGCGGCATTGCGGTGCCCTGCGGGACGACGCGCGCGGGCCTTCCCGTGGGGCTGCAGGTGCTCGCCCCCGCTTTTGAGGAAGGGACGCTTCTGCGGATTGGTCATGCCTATGAGCAGGCGCGGGAGGCGCGGCCATGA
- the trxB gene encoding thioredoxin-disulfide reductase, producing the protein MENVAIIGSGPAGLTAAIYCARANLHPVVIEGQQPGGQLTQTTDIENYPGFENAISGFDLVMAMRKQAERMGVRLMMDQVSGCDFGSDVKRLSLEANGELLSKTVIIATGAIARYLGLPSEQALIGRGVSGCATCDGAFYRNQDVAVVGGGDTAMEDALYLSRITRTVTLIHRRREFRASKVMVDRVLATSNIRVVWDSTVAEVLDPKKNEVSAVVIQNVNMGERSEIKVSGLFIAIGHTPSTQPFRTAVRCDDAGYIVTQNTRTSTDGVFAAGDVQDPVYRQAVTAAGTGCMAALEVERYLAAKG; encoded by the coding sequence ATGGAAAATGTGGCAATTATCGGGAGCGGCCCAGCCGGTTTGACGGCGGCCATTTATTGCGCGCGCGCCAATCTGCATCCGGTCGTGATCGAGGGGCAGCAACCCGGCGGGCAACTGACGCAGACGACCGATATCGAAAACTATCCGGGATTTGAAAACGCCATCAGCGGTTTTGATCTGGTCATGGCCATGCGCAAGCAGGCCGAGCGGATGGGCGTCCGCTTGATGATGGATCAGGTGAGCGGATGTGATTTCGGCAGCGACGTAAAACGGCTTTCGCTGGAGGCGAATGGTGAGTTGCTGTCGAAGACGGTAATCATCGCCACGGGCGCCATCGCCCGCTATCTGGGCCTGCCGTCGGAGCAGGCGCTGATCGGCCGCGGCGTCTCGGGATGCGCGACGTGCGACGGCGCGTTTTACCGCAACCAGGATGTTGCGGTGGTGGGCGGAGGCGATACCGCGATGGAGGATGCGCTGTATCTGTCACGCATCACGCGAACCGTCACGCTGATTCACCGGCGCCGTGAATTCCGCGCGTCCAAGGTGATGGTGGATCGGGTGCTGGCAACGTCCAACATCCGGGTTGTCTGGGACAGCACGGTAGCGGAGGTTCTCGATCCCAAGAAAAACGAGGTGTCCGCTGTCGTAATTCAAAACGTCAACATGGGCGAACGGAGCGAAATAAAGGTCTCGGGTCTCTTCATCGCCATCGGCCACACGCCCAGCACACAGCCGTTCAGGACGGCCGTCCGGTGTGACGATGCGGGGTATATTGTGACGCAGAACACGCGGACGTCTACAGACGGCGTGTTTGCGGCTGGCGATGTCCAGGATCCTGTCTATCGGCAGGCGGTCACGGCCGCTGGAACCGGCTGCATGGCCGCCTTGGAAGTCGAGCGGTACCTGGCCGCAAAGGGTTGA